A genomic segment from Oncorhynchus masou masou isolate Uvic2021 unplaced genomic scaffold, UVic_Omas_1.1 unplaced_scaffold_1701, whole genome shotgun sequence encodes:
- the LOC135531997 gene encoding pepsin A-like: protein MKWAIVLCAVVALSECIIQVPLIKGKSARESLEEQGLWNEYRGKFPFNPTRFDDQSLYVSSEQMTNDADLAYFGVISIGTPPQSFTVIFDTGSSNLWIPSVYCSSAACANHNRFNPGLSSTFKNAGKSLSIQYGTGSMTGFEGFDTVVVGGIPVKNQIFGLSQSEAPFMAHMKADGILGLAYPRLAASQATPVFDNMMTQHLVNQDMFSVYLTRNSAVGSMVTFGGVDTNHYSGQIAWIPLSSQMYWQITVDSVTVNGQIVACNGGCQAIVDTGTSNIVGPQADISSMARAVGAHSANGDNVVNCNNINNMPSMVFHIHGQAFTLPASTYVRQSTYYGCRTGLQSSSSDLWILGDIFIRQYYSIFSRAQNMVGLALAR, encoded by the exons ATGAAGTGGGCTATTGTTCTGTGTGCCGTGGTGGCACTCTCCGAATGCATCATCCA GGTGCCGCTGATCAAGGGGAAGAGTGCCAGGGAGAGCCTGGAGGAGCAGGGTCTGTGGAATGAGTACAGAGGGAAGTTCCCTTTCAACCCCACCAGGTTTGACGACCAGAGCCTATATGTCTCCAGCGAGCAGATGACCAACGACGCTGAT TTGGCGTACTTTGGAGTGATCTCCATTGGAACTCCACCTCAGTCCTTCACTGTCATCTTTGACACTGGATCATCCAACCTGTGGATTCCCTCCGTCTACTGCAGCAGCGCAGCTTGCG CCAACCACAACAGGTTCAACCCCGGTTTGTCCTCTACCTTCAAGAATGCTGGGAAGAGCCTGTCCATCCAATACGGTACTGGCAGTATGACTGGCTTCGAGGGCTTCGACACCGTTGTG GTGGGTGGGATCCCTGTGAAGAACCAGATCTTTGGGCTGAGTCAATCGGAGGCTCCCTTCATGGCTCATATGAAGGCTGATGGTATCCTGGGTCTGGCTTACCCCCGCCTGGCTGCCTCTCAGGCCACACCAGTCTTTGACAACATGATGACCCAGCATCTCGTCAACCAGGACATGTTCTCTGTCTACCTGACTCG TAACTCTGCGGTAGGTAGCATGGTGACCTTCGGAGGCGTTGACACCAACCACTACTCCGGCCAGATCGCATGGATCCCCCTGTCCTCTCAGATGTACTGGCAGATCACCGTCGACAG TGTGACTGTGAACGGCCAGATTGTGGCCTGTAACGGCGGCTGCCAGGCTATCGTGGACACCGGCACCTCTAATATTGTGGGACCTCAGGCCGACATCTCCAGCATGGCCCGTGCTGTGGGAGCCCACTCCGCCAACGGAGAC aATGTGGTGAACtgtaacaacatcaacaacatgccaTCGATGGTCTTCCACATCCACGGACAGGCCTTCACTCTCCCAGCCTCCACCTACGTccgccag TCCACCTACTATGGCTGCCGTACCGGTCTCCAGTCTAGTAGCTCCGACCTGTGGATTCTGGGTGACATCTTCATCCGACAGTACTATTCCATCTTCAGCAGAGCCCAGAACATGGTGGGTCTGGCCCTGGCTAGATAA